GTACGACGTCCAGGACCCCGCGATGGTCAGCAAGGACGGGCACGCGACCGCCGTCTATGTCTCCCTCGCCGGGGAGAGCCAGAACGACTTCATCGACTCCTTCGACGCGATGCGCCCCGAGGTCGAGGAGAGCTCGCTCGACACCGCCTTCGCCGGACCGTACGCCGTCTACACCGACGTCAACGAGGAGACGAAGTCCGACCTGCTCCGCGCCGAGATCGTGTCGCTGCCGGTGGTGCTGATCCTCTCGCTCATCATCTTCCGCAGCGTCGTCGCGGCGCTGATGCCGATCCTCGTCGGCGTCGTCGCCGTGCTCGGCGCGCGGGCCACGGTGGCCGGCCTCAACGAGGTGGTCGACGTGTCGATCTTCGCGCCCAACATCATCACCCTGCTCGGCCTCGGGCTCGCGATCGACTACGCCCTCTTCGTGGTCTCCCGGTTCCGCGAGGAGATCGCCCGCGACCCGGACGACCCGGGCGGCGCCGTCGCCCGCACCATGGCCACCGCCGGGCGGACCGTCGCCTTCTCGGCGCTCACCGTCGCGGCGGCGATGAGCTCGCTGCTGGTCTTCCCGCAGACCTTCCTCAAGTCGATCGGGTACGGCGGCATCGCGGCCGTGCTCATCGCGATGGTCGCCGCCCTGACCGTCCTGCCCGCGGTGCTCGCGCTGCTGGGCACCCGGATCGACGCGTGGCGGATCCCGTTCCTCCAGCGGGCCACCCCCGTCGAGACCGACCACGGCGCCTGGGCCCGGCTCGCCCGTGCCGTGATGCGCCGGCCGGTGATCGTCGCGACCGCCGTCGTGGTGGTCCTCCTCGCCGTCGCCTCGCCCTTCCTCGGCGTGAAGTGGGGCAGCGTCGACTACCGCGTGCTGCCCGCGGACACCCCGTCCCACCTGGCGTCGGAGCGGCTCAACACCGAGTTCGGTCCGGAGCGCTCGACGGCCAACATCCTCCTCGAGGGTGCGGACGAGGCCGGCGTCGCGGCGTACACGCGGGCCCTGGCGCAGGTCGACGGTGTCGTCGACGTCCGACCGGTCGCGACCGAGGGCGACACCACGCTGCTGCGGGCGGCCTGGGAGGGCAACAGCCAGACCGACCACGCCCAGCAGGTGGTGCGCGAGCTGCGCGCCGTGGACGCCCCGGGCGGCGGCGAGGCCCTCGTCGGCGGCCTGAGCGCCGACACCGTCGACCTGGCGAGCTCGGTCGGCGACCACCTGCCGCTGATGGGCGTGATCGTCGTCGGCGTGATGCTGGTGCTGCTCTTCCTGGCCTTCGGCTCGGTCGTGCTGCCGCTGAAGGCGGTGCTGATGAACGCCCTCTCGATCACCGCCTCCTTCGGGGTCGTGACCTGGATCTTCAGCGACGGCCACCTCGCGGACCTGCTCGGGTTCACGCCGCAGGGCTTCCTCGACCTGACCAACCCGATCGTGATGCTCGCGGTGCTGTTCGGACTGTCCATGGACTACGAGGTCTTCCTGCTCTCGCGGGTCCGGGAGCAGTGGGACGCGACCGGCGACAACGACCTCGCCGTGCAGACCGGCGTGCAGAAGACGGGCCGGATCATCACCAGTGCCGCGCTCCTGCTGGCCGTCGTGATCGGCGCGTTCAGCCTCAGCGGCGTGGTGTTCATGAAGATGCTCGGCATCGGCATGCTGGTGGCGATCCTGGTCGACGCGACCGTCGTCCGGGCCCTGCTGGTCCCGGCCACCATGAAGCTGCTCGGCCGTTGGAACTGGTGGGCGCCCGCGCCGCTGGCCCGCTGGTGGCAGCGGTACGGCTTCCGCGAGGAGCCCGTTCCCGCTCCGACGGGCGGCCCCGAGACTCCCCAGGACCGGGTGCTGGTCTAGACCGGTCGGACCGCCGTCGCGCGGGCGGGCGGAGCCGGCGGGGCGTCGTACGCAAAGAACGGCGGATTCCGCGCACGGCGGCGGGGCGCGCCGCGAATAATCGCTGCCGTGATCCGGGTGGGGGCCGTCGACAATCACCCCGTGGTGCTGTTGGGACTCGGCG
This region of Nocardioides sp. L-11A genomic DNA includes:
- a CDS encoding MMPL family transporter, which translates into the protein MMERWGALVVRRAVAVLVVGLGVTALAAVAGLGLEGKLSAGGFEDPGTESARELALERETFGNRSIDAVVIFSSDDAEAADPAFRAEVERTLAAIPADSVVSVATWYDVQDPAMVSKDGHATAVYVSLAGESQNDFIDSFDAMRPEVEESSLDTAFAGPYAVYTDVNEETKSDLLRAEIVSLPVVLILSLIIFRSVVAALMPILVGVVAVLGARATVAGLNEVVDVSIFAPNIITLLGLGLAIDYALFVVSRFREEIARDPDDPGGAVARTMATAGRTVAFSALTVAAAMSSLLVFPQTFLKSIGYGGIAAVLIAMVAALTVLPAVLALLGTRIDAWRIPFLQRATPVETDHGAWARLARAVMRRPVIVATAVVVVLLAVASPFLGVKWGSVDYRVLPADTPSHLASERLNTEFGPERSTANILLEGADEAGVAAYTRALAQVDGVVDVRPVATEGDTTLLRAAWEGNSQTDHAQQVVRELRAVDAPGGGEALVGGLSADTVDLASSVGDHLPLMGVIVVGVMLVLLFLAFGSVVLPLKAVLMNALSITASFGVVTWIFSDGHLADLLGFTPQGFLDLTNPIVMLAVLFGLSMDYEVFLLSRVREQWDATGDNDLAVQTGVQKTGRIITSAALLLAVVIGAFSLSGVVFMKMLGIGMLVAILVDATVVRALLVPATMKLLGRWNWWAPAPLARWWQRYGFREEPVPAPTGGPETPQDRVLV